The Mangrovibacillus cuniculi sequence TACTTTATCATTCTCTAGGTTGTCCAATTTTTGAAGTTCCTTTTCTAACTGTGCAAGAGCGAATTGAATATCATCCATCTCTTCCTTTAAAGCATGTTGATGAGGGTCTACTGATTCCTTCCAATCCTGTACAGCAAATTTTATGTCCGTGACAAGCTGTTGAATGGTTTCTTTTCCTTCTCTAGTTGCATATGCAATAGAAGAGGATAGTGATTGAATGGATTGATTAACATCTTTTAACATTACTTTCCATTCTTCTGCACTTCGTTTTACGTTATGTCTTACTTGTTCACCAGAAGAAGGTGTTGATAGTAACGTAGTGACAGCTCCAGCTAATCCTCCGACAAAGAGGCCTAGTAGTAAAGATGAAGTTTTCATAGTATTTTCCCCTTTCCCTGTTAC is a genomic window containing:
- a CDS encoding YtxH domain-containing protein, which gives rise to MKTSSLLLGLFVGGLAGAVTTLLSTPSSGEQVRHNVKRSAEEWKVMLKDVNQSIQSLSSSIAYATREGKETIQQLVTDIKFAVQDWKESVDPHQHALKEEMDDIQFALAQLEKELQKLDNLENDKVTVE